A single genomic interval of Bradyrhizobium sp. AZCC 1693 harbors:
- a CDS encoding septal ring lytic transglycosylase RlpA family protein produces the protein MGIRRPKTIVLAARGTVAVATCLLLANCASSDKFASRVDPKYGVSSSPRVVGFGEPVPKGGGTYRIGKPYTVAGRVYVPEEDPNYRAEGMASWYGDDFHGRLTANGEVFDMTSLTAAHPTLPIPSYARVTNVRNGKSLIVRVNDRGPYHGNRLIDVSNKAAELLEFKANGVARVRVEYVGRAPLEGSDDRQLLATLRTGEPAPSPSTVRVASARPFVPEISSSAGRIRGEVPMPEGRPYSLGNSSADYASINATSEMSASSRSRGRAAENPRAVSYENDARYAAPSQAYLPADSRGPSEVLSGRGLY, from the coding sequence ATGGGGATTCGACGGCCAAAAACGATCGTCCTGGCGGCGCGTGGTACCGTTGCCGTGGCAACGTGCCTTCTCCTTGCCAACTGCGCCTCGTCCGACAAATTCGCCAGCCGCGTCGATCCCAAATATGGCGTCTCCTCGAGCCCCCGCGTGGTGGGGTTCGGTGAGCCCGTGCCGAAGGGCGGGGGAACCTACCGCATCGGCAAACCCTACACCGTCGCCGGCCGGGTCTACGTGCCGGAAGAGGATCCGAACTATCGCGCCGAGGGCATGGCCTCCTGGTATGGCGACGACTTCCACGGCCGGCTGACCGCCAATGGCGAAGTCTTCGACATGACCTCGCTGACGGCGGCCCATCCGACGCTCCCGATCCCGAGCTACGCCCGCGTCACCAACGTCCGGAACGGCAAATCGCTGATTGTGCGGGTCAACGACCGCGGCCCCTATCACGGCAACCGGCTCATCGACGTCTCGAACAAGGCCGCGGAACTGCTTGAATTCAAAGCCAATGGCGTCGCTCGTGTGCGGGTTGAATATGTCGGCCGGGCACCGCTGGAGGGTTCCGACGACCGGCAACTCCTCGCCACGCTCCGGACCGGCGAGCCTGCGCCGTCCCCGTCCACGGTCCGGGTCGCTTCGGCCCGTCCGTTTGTGCCCGAGATATCGTCGTCTGCGGGCCGAATCCGGGGCGAGGTTCCGATGCCGGAGGGACGACCCTACAGCCTCGGCAATAGCTCGGCCGACTACGCCTCGATCAACGCCACGTCGGAAATGTCCGCCTCCAGCCGTTCGCGCGGCCGCGCCGCGGAAAACCCGCGCGCCGTGTCCTACGAGAATGATGCCCGCTATGCGGCGCCGAGCCAGGCTTACCTGCCGGCCGATTCGCGGGGTCCAAGCGAAGTGCTCAGCGGGCGAGGGCTTTACTAG
- a CDS encoding alpha/beta fold hydrolase, protein MPSSRTISANGLDFFIAEQGQGPLVLLCHGWPELSYSWRHQIGAIAEAGFHVVVPDMRGFGRTSAPADVGAYTIFHNVGDMVALVATLGEKQAVIVGHDWGAPVAWHAAMFRPDIFTRVAGLSVPPPSRGRGLPLETLRKSGITNFYWQYFQAPGVAEAEFERDVAATMRIVLAGRGFSDPAAHQYVQAGKGFLAGADPNRPLPNWLTEADLAYFAAVYQEAGFRGGLNWYRNIDRNWELTAPWQGAQIHQPSLFIAGSKDGVITGLIGAKLVDEMERVLPNLRQKLILDGAGHWIQQERPDEVNTALIDFLKG, encoded by the coding sequence ATGCCATCCTCACGCACCATTTCCGCCAACGGGCTGGATTTCTTTATCGCTGAGCAGGGTCAGGGTCCGCTGGTGCTGCTCTGCCATGGCTGGCCCGAACTATCCTATTCCTGGCGCCACCAGATCGGAGCCATCGCGGAAGCCGGTTTCCATGTCGTTGTCCCCGACATGCGCGGGTTCGGCCGGACCAGCGCGCCAGCCGACGTCGGCGCCTACACCATATTCCACAATGTCGGCGACATGGTCGCGCTGGTGGCCACACTTGGCGAAAAGCAGGCCGTCATTGTCGGGCACGATTGGGGAGCGCCGGTCGCCTGGCATGCCGCGATGTTCCGTCCCGATATCTTCACCAGGGTTGCGGGCCTCAGCGTTCCACCCCCTTCCCGCGGACGCGGCCTTCCGCTCGAAACCTTGCGGAAAAGCGGCATCACCAATTTCTACTGGCAGTACTTTCAGGCGCCGGGCGTGGCGGAGGCCGAGTTCGAACGCGATGTCGCGGCGACCATGCGAATCGTGCTGGCCGGGCGCGGGTTCTCCGATCCGGCAGCCCATCAATATGTTCAGGCGGGCAAGGGATTCCTCGCGGGCGCCGATCCGAATCGGCCGTTGCCGAACTGGCTGACCGAGGCCGACCTCGCCTATTTCGCGGCCGTCTACCAGGAGGCCGGCTTTCGCGGCGGGCTCAACTGGTATCGCAACATCGACCGCAATTGGGAACTGACCGCGCCGTGGCAGGGCGCGCAAATCCACCAACCATCGCTGTTCATCGCGGGATCGAAGGATGGCGTCATTACCGGGTTGATCGGCGCCAAGCTGGTCGACGAGATGGAGCGCGTGCTGCCGAACTTGCGGCAAAAGCTCATTCTCGACGGGGCCGGTCACTGGATTCAGCAGGAGCGGCCCGACGAGGTCAACACAGCCCTGATCGACTTCCTGAAGGGCTAG
- a CDS encoding D-alanyl-D-alanine carboxypeptidase family protein, giving the protein MAAETSVSRKSDAAAIIPWRGLMAAVLALAVGWGGMVYAANNSVQGAPKKEDGGFDGDAPTAILVEASSGSVLFEKNADELRAPSSMMKLMTVEVVFNAIKEGKIKLTDEYRISENAWRKGGAPAGGSTMFAILNSKVSVDDLLKGAIIQSGNDSCIALAEGMAGNERIFAADFMTKRARELGLTKSTFGNSNGLPDPANRMTVRELAKLARHLILTYPDMYKLFGEREFTWNKIRQQNRNPLLNSLNGADGLKTGYTKEGGYGMVGSAVQNDTRLIVVINGLEDPDDRASEAKKMLEWGFRNFETRTLFAANQQVGYAKVFGGESRSVKLASPEPIKVMVPKNGSEKLIARIVYNGPVRAPVQAGQPVGVVRVWRGANIAVESPVYAAEAVGTGSTMRRAIDGASELVIGMFRASAEKL; this is encoded by the coding sequence ATGGCAGCAGAGACCTCCGTTTCCCGCAAATCCGACGCCGCGGCCATCATCCCGTGGCGCGGCCTGATGGCCGCTGTACTCGCGCTTGCGGTCGGCTGGGGCGGGATGGTGTACGCCGCCAACAACAGCGTACAGGGCGCGCCGAAGAAGGAAGATGGCGGCTTTGACGGCGACGCGCCGACTGCGATCCTGGTCGAGGCTTCCAGCGGCAGCGTGCTGTTCGAGAAGAACGCCGACGAATTGCGGGCGCCGTCCAGCATGATGAAGCTGATGACAGTCGAGGTGGTCTTCAACGCCATCAAGGAAGGCAAGATAAAGCTGACGGACGAATATCGGATCAGCGAGAATGCCTGGCGCAAGGGCGGCGCGCCGGCCGGCGGCTCGACCATGTTTGCCATTCTCAACAGCAAGGTGTCGGTAGACGATCTGTTGAAGGGCGCGATCATCCAGAGCGGCAATGATTCCTGCATTGCGCTCGCCGAAGGCATGGCCGGCAACGAGCGGATCTTTGCCGCCGACTTCATGACCAAGCGAGCCCGCGAACTGGGCCTGACGAAGTCCACCTTCGGCAACTCCAACGGCTTGCCCGACCCCGCCAACAGGATGACGGTGCGGGAGCTGGCAAAGCTCGCCCGCCACCTGATCCTGACCTATCCCGACATGTACAAATTGTTCGGCGAGCGGGAGTTCACCTGGAACAAGATCCGGCAGCAGAACCGCAATCCGCTTCTGAACTCGCTCAACGGCGCCGACGGGCTAAAGACCGGCTACACCAAGGAGGGCGGCTACGGCATGGTCGGTTCCGCCGTGCAGAACGATACGCGGCTGATCGTCGTGATCAACGGGCTCGAGGATCCCGACGATCGCGCCTCTGAGGCCAAGAAGATGCTGGAATGGGGCTTTCGCAATTTCGAGACGCGCACGCTGTTCGCGGCTAACCAGCAGGTCGGCTATGCCAAGGTGTTTGGCGGCGAAAGCCGCTCGGTGAAGCTTGCAAGCCCCGAGCCGATCAAGGTGATGGTGCCGAAGAACGGCAGCGAAAAACTGATCGCGCGCATTGTTTATAATGGCCCCGTGCGGGCGCCGGTGCAGGCCGGCCAGCCGGTCGGGGTCGTCAGGGTGTGGCGCGGCGCAAATATCGCCGTGGAGTCGCCGGTCTATGCCGCGGAAGCGGTCGGCACCGGCTCGACCATGCGCCGCGCGATCGACGGCGCCAGCGAGCTCGTCATCGGCATGTTCCGCGCGAGCGCAGAGAAGCTCTGA
- the tmk gene encoding dTMP kinase gives MNQATLQRPSGRGKFITFEGGEGSGKSTQIKKLAERLAAAKLRAIVTREPGGSPGAEIMRHLVLSGMGKLLGPDAETLLFAAARDDHVRTVIQPALGQGTWVLCDRFADSTRAYQGSLGRVSPIVLNAMQRVTIGDLKPDLTIILDIPVEVGLQRAAARRGSGVPDRFESEDLQFHQDLRDAYRQIAAEDPQRCVLIDANADADTVAARVWTALREHVFAVPSPAGTA, from the coding sequence ATGAACCAGGCAACGCTGCAGCGGCCCTCCGGACGCGGGAAGTTCATCACGTTTGAAGGCGGCGAGGGCTCCGGAAAGTCCACGCAAATCAAGAAACTCGCCGAGCGCCTTGCGGCCGCAAAGCTGCGCGCCATCGTTACCCGCGAGCCGGGCGGTTCGCCGGGCGCGGAAATCATGCGGCATCTCGTGCTGTCGGGAATGGGCAAGCTGCTCGGACCGGATGCGGAGACGCTGCTGTTCGCTGCCGCCCGCGACGATCACGTTCGTACCGTCATCCAGCCCGCGCTTGGCCAGGGAACATGGGTGCTGTGCGACCGTTTCGCGGATTCGACTCGCGCCTATCAGGGCAGTCTGGGGCGGGTCTCGCCGATCGTGCTCAACGCCATGCAGCGCGTCACCATCGGCGATCTCAAGCCGGACCTGACCATCATTCTGGATATCCCGGTTGAAGTAGGTCTACAGCGCGCGGCCGCTCGCCGCGGCAGCGGCGTGCCTGACCGGTTCGAGTCGGAAGATCTGCAGTTTCATCAGGATCTGCGCGACGCCTACCGGCAGATCGCCGCCGAAGACCCGCAGCGCTGCGTGCTGATCGACGCCAATGCCGATGCCGACACGGTTGCTGCCCGCGTCTGGACTGCACTGCGTGAACATGTGTTCGCGGTCCCGAGCCCGGCAGGTACGGCATGA
- a CDS encoding DNA polymerase III subunit delta', giving the protein MSARKTEQEAAVRHPRETADLFGHREAEMALLNAYRSGRIPHAWLIGGPQGIGKATLAYRMARFVLANSNPMSPSVQRAETLALAPGDPVARQITAGAHGGLLVLERGLNDRGVMRTVITVDETRETISFFGSTAAVDGWRVCIVDTVDELNPNAANALLKILEEPPQRSLFLLVSHSPARALPTILSRCRKLPLRPLATGDVIRAAAKAADIAPDDPALSEAADAAEGSVSRALTLLGGDALKLQQRTAALLATLPQVDPRELHALGDALGTSDRVALAAFIDGVDRWIGEKLRTDDANANLPRLARLAEVWEKIVRAARDTESYNLERKPLVFSVFGMLAEATR; this is encoded by the coding sequence ATGAGCGCACGCAAGACCGAGCAGGAAGCGGCGGTCAGGCATCCCCGCGAAACAGCCGATCTGTTCGGCCACCGCGAGGCCGAGATGGCGCTGCTCAATGCCTATCGCAGCGGGCGCATTCCGCATGCCTGGCTGATCGGCGGTCCGCAGGGCATCGGCAAGGCGACGCTGGCCTATCGCATGGCCCGCTTCGTGCTGGCCAATTCCAATCCCATGTCGCCGTCCGTGCAGCGCGCCGAGACGCTTGCGCTCGCTCCGGGTGATCCCGTCGCACGCCAGATCACCGCCGGCGCGCATGGCGGGCTGCTGGTGCTCGAACGCGGTCTCAACGATCGCGGCGTGATGCGGACCGTGATTACCGTCGACGAGACGCGGGAGACGATTTCGTTCTTCGGCTCGACCGCGGCGGTGGACGGCTGGCGGGTCTGTATCGTCGACACCGTCGACGAGCTCAATCCGAACGCCGCCAACGCGCTGCTCAAGATCCTCGAAGAGCCGCCGCAACGATCGCTGTTCCTGCTCGTCAGTCATTCGCCGGCGCGGGCGCTCCCGACGATCCTGTCCCGTTGCCGCAAGCTGCCGCTGCGGCCGCTCGCGACCGGCGACGTCATTCGCGCGGCCGCGAAGGCCGCTGACATCGCACCCGATGATCCGGCGCTATCTGAGGCGGCCGACGCCGCGGAGGGGAGCGTGTCCCGCGCGCTGACGCTGCTCGGCGGCGACGCGCTGAAGCTGCAGCAGCGGACCGCGGCGCTGCTGGCGACGCTGCCGCAGGTCGATCCGCGCGAGCTGCATGCGCTGGGCGATGCACTGGGCACCAGCGACCGGGTGGCGCTGGCGGCTTTCATCGACGGCGTCGATCGCTGGATCGGCGAAAAGCTGCGCACTGACGACGCCAACGCAAATCTGCCCCGCCTTGCACGGCTGGCTGAGGTATGGGAAAAGATCGTCCGCGCCGCGCGCGACACCGAATCCTACAATCTGGAGCGAAAACCGCTGGTTTTCTCGGTGTTCGGGATGCTCGCGGAAGCGACACGGTAA
- the metG gene encoding methionine--tRNA ligase yields MAKAGKKASKKRKAKKPRKALPARAGKKAAGKKRVAKKGTTKTKRAVKKAGKAAKKAAKKVAPKSPKKAAKKAATKSDKKSAKKSASKTTKARAATSQEANPAVPAASVAERAKPTKPRAKPAAAARPAVAAERNTYFITTAIAYPNGIPHIGHAYEAIATDALARFQRLNGKDVFFLTGTDEHGLKMVQTAEGEGMSVADLAARNAGRFKEMDERLNVSFDRFIRTTEPDHHRSVQVVWNRMQENGDIYIDTYAGWYSVRDEAYYAEEETVVGEDNVRRGPQGSPVEWVEEKSYFFKLSAYQDRLLALYESQPDFIGPDSRRNEVISFVKGGLKDLSISRTTFDWGVKVPNDPEHVMYVWVDALTNYITGVGFPDESNPNWRYWPADVHVIGKDIIRFHAVYWPAFLMSAGIPVQKRVYAHGFLFSRGEKMSKSVGNVVDPFNLADQYGVDQMRYFFLREVPFGQDGNYNHEAIVARINADLANDLGNLAQRSLSMIAKQFGGVLPEPGEFTDNDKEILAEADAMLAASRTAMATQQIHQWLNAVWSVVAEANRYFAGEAPWALAKTDPDRQKTVLYVTAEVVRQVAILTQPVMPDASSKLLDSLGVPQDARDFAALGTRIKAGATLPPPVGVFPRYVEPKAD; encoded by the coding sequence GTGGCGAAGGCTGGAAAGAAAGCTTCAAAAAAGCGCAAGGCGAAGAAGCCTCGTAAAGCGCTGCCCGCCCGCGCCGGCAAGAAGGCCGCGGGGAAAAAGCGTGTTGCCAAGAAAGGTACGACCAAGACAAAGCGCGCGGTGAAGAAAGCCGGCAAGGCCGCGAAGAAGGCTGCAAAGAAAGTCGCGCCGAAGTCACCCAAGAAGGCTGCGAAGAAAGCCGCCACGAAGTCGGACAAGAAATCCGCAAAGAAATCCGCGAGCAAAACGACGAAGGCGCGCGCGGCAACGTCGCAGGAAGCCAACCCCGCCGTACCGGCAGCCTCCGTAGCTGAACGTGCAAAGCCAACCAAGCCGCGCGCGAAGCCGGCTGCTGCCGCCCGGCCGGCGGTGGCTGCCGAGCGCAACACCTACTTCATCACCACCGCAATCGCTTATCCCAACGGCATTCCGCATATCGGCCACGCCTACGAGGCGATCGCGACCGATGCGCTGGCGCGGTTTCAGCGGCTCAACGGCAAGGATGTGTTCTTTCTCACCGGTACCGACGAGCACGGCCTGAAGATGGTGCAGACCGCCGAGGGCGAGGGAATGAGCGTCGCTGATCTCGCCGCGCGCAATGCCGGCCGGTTCAAGGAAATGGACGAGCGGCTCAACGTGTCGTTCGACCGTTTCATCCGCACCACGGAGCCTGACCATCATCGCTCGGTCCAGGTGGTCTGGAACAGGATGCAGGAGAACGGCGACATCTATATCGACACCTATGCCGGCTGGTATTCGGTGCGCGACGAGGCCTATTACGCCGAGGAGGAAACCGTCGTCGGCGAGGACAATGTGCGCCGCGGCCCGCAGGGCTCGCCGGTCGAGTGGGTCGAGGAGAAGAGCTACTTCTTCAAGCTCTCCGCCTATCAGGACCGGCTGCTGGCGCTGTACGAGAGCCAACCGGACTTCATCGGACCGGATTCACGCCGCAACGAAGTGATCAGCTTCGTCAAAGGCGGCCTGAAAGATCTGTCGATCTCGCGCACGACGTTCGATTGGGGCGTCAAGGTACCGAACGATCCCGAGCACGTGATGTATGTCTGGGTCGATGCACTGACCAACTACATCACCGGCGTCGGCTTTCCCGACGAGAGCAATCCGAACTGGCGCTACTGGCCCGCGGACGTGCACGTCATCGGCAAGGACATCATCCGCTTCCACGCGGTGTACTGGCCGGCGTTTTTGATGTCGGCCGGCATTCCCGTGCAGAAGCGGGTTTATGCGCACGGCTTCCTGTTCAGCAGGGGCGAGAAGATGTCGAAGTCGGTCGGCAACGTCGTCGACCCCTTCAATCTGGCCGATCAATATGGCGTCGACCAGATGCGCTATTTCTTCCTGCGCGAGGTCCCGTTCGGGCAGGATGGCAACTACAACCACGAGGCTATTGTCGCACGCATCAATGCCGACCTCGCCAACGATCTCGGCAATCTCGCGCAGCGCTCGCTGTCGATGATCGCAAAACAGTTCGGCGGCGTGCTGCCCGAGCCCGGCGAGTTCACCGACAACGACAAGGAGATCCTGGCGGAAGCAGATGCCATGCTGGCGGCGTCGCGGACCGCGATGGCGACGCAACAGATCCATCAGTGGCTGAACGCGGTGTGGTCTGTGGTCGCGGAAGCCAATCGCTATTTCGCGGGCGAGGCGCCGTGGGCGCTGGCCAAGACCGACCCTGACAGGCAGAAAACCGTATTGTACGTGACGGCGGAAGTCGTGCGGCAGGTCGCCATCCTGACCCAGCCGGTGATGCCGGATGCCTCAAGCAAGCTGCTCGACAGTCTCGGCGTTCCCCAGGACGCACGCGACTTCGCAGCGCTCGGCACGCGGATCAAGGCCGGCGCAACGCTACCGCCGCCGGTCGGCGTATTTCCGCGCTACGTCGAACCAAAGGCGGATTAA
- a CDS encoding TatD family hydrolase — protein sequence MLVDSHCHLDFPDFAEDLDAIVARAETAGIGRIVTISTRVKRLGGLLTIAERFPNVYCSVGTHPHQADEEDGIPASELIELTRHPKVVALGEAGLDYFYEHGSREAQERGFRAHIAAARATGLPLVIHTREADDDCGRILEDEIAKGPFRAVLHCYTGGRELAMKAIALGLSISFTGILTFKKSEALRELAAELPADRIMVETDSPYLAPGKFRGKRNEPSYVVEIAKVLAETRGVSLEEISRQTTENFFRLFSKVPAPKAAA from the coding sequence ATGCTCGTCGACAGCCATTGCCACCTCGACTTTCCGGATTTTGCGGAGGATCTCGACGCCATCGTCGCGCGCGCCGAGACGGCGGGTATCGGCCGCATCGTCACCATCTCGACCCGGGTGAAGCGGCTCGGCGGGCTGCTGACCATCGCCGAGCGGTTTCCCAACGTCTATTGCTCGGTCGGCACCCATCCGCACCAGGCCGATGAGGAAGACGGCATTCCTGCCAGCGAGTTGATCGAACTGACCAGGCATCCGAAGGTCGTGGCGCTGGGCGAGGCAGGGCTGGATTATTTCTATGAGCACGGCTCGCGCGAGGCGCAGGAACGCGGCTTTCGCGCGCATATCGCGGCGGCACGGGCGACAGGATTGCCGCTGGTGATCCATACCCGCGAGGCGGATGACGATTGCGGCCGCATCCTCGAAGACGAGATCGCCAAGGGACCGTTTCGCGCGGTGCTGCATTGCTACACAGGTGGGCGGGAACTGGCGATGAAGGCGATTGCGCTGGGGCTGTCGATTTCATTCACGGGCATCCTGACGTTCAAGAAGTCCGAGGCGTTGCGCGAACTCGCGGCCGAACTCCCGGCCGATCGCATCATGGTCGAAACCGACTCGCCTTATCTCGCGCCCGGAAAGTTTCGCGGCAAGCGCAACGAGCCGTCCTACGTGGTCGAAATCGCAAAAGTGCTGGCAGAGACGCGCGGCGTCTCGCTGGAGGAGATCTCGCGACAGACGACGGAAAACTTCTTTCGCCTGTTCTCCAAGGTCCCGGCGCCAAAGGCCGCGGCATGA
- a CDS encoding MBL fold metallo-hydrolase: MTVTLTILGCGSSAGVPRPALGWGACDPNNPKNRRRRCSLLVERNGAHGTTRIVIDTSPDLREQLIDAEVDHIDAVYLTHEHADQTHGIDDLRSVVLHQRRRIPVYFNQSTAKDMMARFSYCFIAPEGSDYPPILTRHSIEAGQSHETEGKGGPVKLSAFLVHHGRIPALGFRVGAAAYTPDLHDIPEESWPALENLDLWIVDGLRYAGHPSHFSVSDALGWIERFKPKRAVITNMHSDLDYEVLRQSLPAGVIPAYDGMRLELG; this comes from the coding sequence ATGACGGTGACGCTGACGATCCTTGGCTGCGGCTCCTCCGCCGGCGTACCGCGCCCGGCGCTCGGCTGGGGTGCCTGCGATCCCAACAATCCAAAGAACCGCCGCCGCCGCTGCTCGCTGCTCGTCGAGCGCAACGGCGCGCACGGCACCACGCGGATCGTGATCGATACCTCGCCAGATCTGCGCGAGCAGTTGATCGACGCCGAGGTCGATCATATCGACGCGGTGTACCTGACCCATGAACATGCCGACCAGACCCATGGCATCGACGATCTGCGTTCGGTCGTGCTGCACCAGCGCCGGCGCATTCCCGTCTACTTCAACCAGTCGACCGCCAAAGACATGATGGCGCGGTTCTCCTATTGCTTCATCGCGCCCGAGGGCAGCGACTACCCGCCGATTCTGACGCGGCATTCGATCGAAGCGGGCCAGAGTCATGAGACCGAAGGGAAGGGCGGACCGGTGAAACTTTCCGCCTTCCTGGTCCACCACGGCAGGATTCCCGCGCTGGGCTTCCGGGTCGGGGCCGCCGCCTACACGCCCGACCTCCACGATATTCCTGAGGAAAGCTGGCCGGCGCTGGAAAACCTCGACCTCTGGATCGTGGACGGACTGCGCTATGCCGGCCACCCCAGCCATTTCAGCGTCAGCGACGCGCTTGGCTGGATCGAACGCTTCAAGCCGAAGCGCGCCGTCATCACCAACATGCATTCCGACCTCGATTACGAGGTGCTGCGCCAGAGCCTGCCGGCCGGCGTGATCCCAGCCTATGACGGGATGAGGCTGGAGCTCGGCTAA